The Danio rerio strain Tuebingen ecotype United States chromosome 1, GRCz12tu, whole genome shotgun sequence genome includes a region encoding these proteins:
- the cd247 gene encoding T-cell surface glycoprotein CD3 zeta chain precursor: MARASGLILNLILLSTMPVSAQTSFYDPTYCFVLDGFLLIYGIVITGFFVRERYIKQRPVEESHYQAIDKLGKSEYATANRTQRGSEEGRSGGRRRADETYTPLTRKGDDTYRELETKGDRRRQDQLYQGLSSVTKDTYDSLQMQQLHPLPPR, from the exons ATGGCGAGAGCGTCCGGCCTGATCCTTAATCTCATCCTGCTGAGCACCATGCCGGTGTccg cacaGACCTCCTTCTATGACCCCACATACTGTTTCGTTCTGGACGGCTTTCTGCTGATCTACGGCATCGTCATCACCGGCTTCTTTGTGCGCGAGcgg tacaTCAAGCAGAGGCCGGTGGAGGAGTCTCATTATCAG GCCATTGATAAACTGGGGAAGTCTGAGTATGCCACAGCCAACAGAACCCAGCGCGGCTCGGAGGAGGGCAGATCTGGA ggTCGCAGGCGTGCAGATGAGACGTACACG cctcTGACCAGGAAGGGGGACGACACGTACCGTGAGCTGGAGACCAAGGGAGAT CGCCGGCGGCAGGATCAGCTCTATCAG ggtcTGAGCTCGGTCACCAAAGACACGTACGACTCTCTGCAGATGCAGCAGCTCCACCCGTTGCCACCGCGCTAA
- the creg1 gene encoding protein CREG1 precursor has translation MLRALLPVILALSAAAPVFPLVLVPPHEQVARMARFVVSKSDWASVATISSREPVRGQPFSNSFSISDGPPGASSGTPYLYLTHLDISVQDLQVNPQVSLSMSLAQSSYCRNHGYDPQSPLCAHVILSGSLLQLNDSEEVCVAKRALFSRHPQMQDWPSDHGWFFSKINITQVWVLDYFGGVKTVTPDEYYRAQPYHTHTHRGSDTL, from the exons ATGTTGCGCGCGCTGCTCCCCGTGATTCTGGCTCTCTCCGCCGCCGCTCCGGTGTTTCCGCTGGTTCTGGTTCCGCCGCACGAGCAGGTGGCGCGCATGGCCCGGTTTGTGGTCAGTAAGAGCGACTGGGCTTCAGTGGCGACGATCTCCAGCCGCGAGCCGGTGCGCGGACAGCCCTTCTCCAACAGCTTCTCCATCAGCGACGGGCCGCCCGGGGCCAGCAGCGGGACACCATACCTGTACCTCACACACCTGGACATCTCTGTGCAGGACCtgcag gtgaacCCGCAGGTCTCTCTCTCCATGTCTCTGGCTCAGAGCAGTTACTGCAGGAATCATGGGTACGACCCTCAGTCTCCTCTGTGTGCGCACGTCATCCTGTCCGGATCACTGCtgcag ctgaaTGACTCTGAGGAGGTGTGTGTGGCGAAGCGTGCTCTGTTCAGCAGACACCCGCAGATGCAGGACTGGCCCTCAGATCACGGCTGGTTCTTCTCGAAGATCAACATCACGCAGGTCTGGGTGCTCGATTACTTCGGCGGAGTCAAGACCGTCACACCGGACGAGTATTACAGAGCCCAGccgtaccacacacacacacacagag gaaGTGACACGCTGTGA
- the h2af1al gene encoding H2A histone family member 1a like — protein MSGRGKKLAAPQKSKTSVSRSARAGLQFPVGRIARLLRKGNFAARIGSGAAVYLTAVIEYLCAEVLELAGNASRDNKKLRIAPRHIQLAVRNDEELNTLLGGVTISEGGVLPNIQAVLLPKKTKAAREPNAGTEAQSQDF, from the coding sequence ATGTCTGGTCGTGGTAAGAAGCTGGCAGCTCCGCAGAAGAGTAAGACCTCAGTGTCCCGCTCTGCACGTGCTGGTCTGCAGTTCCCGGTGGGCCGCATCGCTCGTCTCCTGCGGAAGGGGAACTTCGCGGCACGCATCGGCTCGGGAGCGGCGGTGTACCTGACTGCGGTGATCGAGTACCTGTGTGCTGAGGTGCTGGAGCTCGCAGGAAACGCCAGCAGAGACAACAAGAAGCTCCGCATCGCACCACGACACATCCAGCTAGCGGTGCGCAACGACGAGGAGCTGAACACTCTGCTGGGCGGAGTCACCATCTCTGAGGGCGGAGTCCTGCCCAACATACAGGCAGTGCTGCTGCCCAAGAAGACCAAAGCTGCCCGCGAGCCAAATGCTGGCACCGAGGCGCAGTCGCAGGACTTCTGA